One Oceanicoccus sagamiensis genomic region harbors:
- the tilS gene encoding tRNA lysidine(34) synthetase TilS — MSFSSSQLAKQLSPYRNAPRWLVAYSGGVDSHVLLHALLQYPDHPPIEAVHINHQLQDESGQWSAHCQHQVDKLGIPLHTVNVTVAAQGSPEEQARRVRYQAFESLLKAGDILMMGHHQDDQVETLMLRLLRGSGSRGAAAMPANRPLGQGSVVRPLLDIPRQAIEGYARQQQLQWVEDPSNQSSDFDRNYLRLELLPAMAARWPEYRQTLARAASLSEESAALNDELALLDFERAAVSSQQASIPLTLLEALSPARQKNLLRFWLNTNGFSLPAASQLEQLLEQVLNADSQAQPLISWGKVQIRRFNGLLYAMDQLAEFDGQQVFHWDLSAPLALEPGSCLLAKPVSGEGIDRALLASEPVTVRFRQGGERCQPDEREHSQSLKKLFQEYELEQWLRDRAPLVYCGDKLVAVADLWICKGWRAAPGRAGIALQWQRAI; from the coding sequence TTCCCATGTGCTGCTGCACGCTCTGTTGCAGTACCCCGATCATCCCCCTATTGAAGCAGTGCATATCAACCATCAGCTACAGGATGAATCCGGTCAATGGTCGGCCCATTGCCAGCACCAGGTGGATAAGCTTGGTATCCCGCTGCATACGGTCAACGTCACTGTTGCGGCACAGGGCAGTCCTGAAGAGCAGGCGCGGCGGGTGCGTTACCAGGCCTTTGAATCGCTGCTTAAAGCCGGTGATATCTTAATGATGGGTCACCATCAGGATGATCAGGTAGAGACCTTGATGCTGCGCCTGTTGCGCGGCAGTGGCAGCCGCGGTGCTGCGGCTATGCCCGCCAATCGCCCATTGGGGCAGGGCAGTGTCGTGAGACCTTTACTCGATATCCCTCGTCAGGCCATTGAAGGCTATGCCCGGCAACAGCAGTTACAGTGGGTCGAAGACCCCAGCAACCAATCCAGTGATTTTGATCGTAACTACCTGCGTTTGGAATTGCTTCCGGCTATGGCTGCGCGTTGGCCAGAATATCGCCAAACCCTCGCCAGAGCAGCATCACTTAGCGAAGAGTCTGCGGCGTTAAATGATGAACTGGCCTTATTGGACTTTGAGCGCGCTGCGGTCTCTTCACAGCAAGCCTCTATCCCGCTGACTTTATTAGAAGCTCTCAGCCCGGCGCGGCAAAAAAACCTGTTGCGCTTTTGGTTAAACACTAACGGCTTTAGCTTGCCGGCGGCCAGCCAGTTAGAGCAGCTATTAGAACAGGTGCTCAACGCCGACTCTCAGGCACAACCTCTGATCAGCTGGGGCAAGGTACAAATTCGGCGATTTAATGGCTTGCTCTATGCAATGGATCAACTGGCTGAATTTGATGGGCAGCAGGTGTTTCATTGGGATCTGTCTGCACCGCTGGCACTGGAGCCGGGGAGTTGCTTACTGGCAAAGCCGGTGAGTGGTGAGGGTATCGATCGAGCCTTATTGGCCAGTGAGCCGGTTACCGTGCGTTTTCGCCAGGGTGGCGAACGCTGCCAACCCGATGAGCGTGAACATTCACAGAGTTTAAAAAAATTATTTCAGGAGTACGAGCTAGAGCAGTGGCTAAGGGATAGAGCCCCCTTAGTCTATTGCGGCGATAAGCTGGTGGCGGTGGCCGACCTCTGGATATGCAAAGGCTGGCGAGCTGCGCCGGGCCGGGCTGGCATAGCTCTTCAGTGGCAGCGCGCTATCTAA
- a CDS encoding fibronectin type III domain-containing protein, whose amino-acid sequence MHTIKHLVVIALLAFLTTACGGGGGGGGGSEASPQSNTSQSPASTTGSTGQATPLTSSADSSANTAEAEPTEATETTTYTAVKSMAVKGPLTDAIASIYLIDTNNDGFKGQLAAEGFTDGDAQLVMDIDNSFLTESFFILEYTLGQELNGSTPVIPTLRTLVSSEQLNNGTAVYATPLTTLAIDNAIEGLLQSSGTDISVSEFVAAVNASATVTKQATGLGILGSDLNIFTTAPILSDNTDQEQSLAYRTTIEVFAARADNVKTESEQQGSTIEPETLVPLFAKDMLDGDLDGENNGQPINELAALDNNELRAILNEDPANLKIPGTEIAISDLNDVLASEAQQVAPEVTPRPLAKLFAATDASGDEVVTASTTVTDTAQEQTETESAASTDQQSTHTESQPSSANSPPAPQQQATVSEQQNSGSEQNSTEQQSQIEQEVVEQQTQTEQPEQEVTQEEVTEEAEPFSTSVTLSWSIPTTRLNGDPLTIAELAGYEIYYYLEGDDSNGDIITINDGSATSQDIILTAPGTYNFAIATIDADGLESEISSPISLLVE is encoded by the coding sequence ATGCATACAATCAAACATCTGGTAGTGATTGCTCTACTCGCTTTTTTAACCACTGCCTGTGGTGGAGGCGGTGGCGGAGGCGGTGGCTCGGAAGCTAGCCCCCAGAGCAATACGTCCCAAAGCCCCGCGTCAACAACCGGTTCTACTGGACAAGCGACGCCATTAACCAGCAGCGCCGACTCAAGTGCTAACACAGCGGAAGCAGAACCAACTGAGGCCACTGAGACCACGACTTACACCGCGGTTAAAAGCATGGCGGTTAAAGGCCCCTTAACCGATGCGATTGCATCGATTTATCTGATTGATACCAATAACGACGGCTTTAAAGGCCAACTGGCGGCTGAGGGTTTTACTGATGGCGATGCCCAGTTAGTCATGGATATTGACAATAGCTTTTTAACCGAGTCATTTTTTATCCTTGAATATACACTGGGCCAGGAGCTTAATGGTTCAACTCCGGTTATCCCTACCCTGCGCACGCTGGTTAGCTCTGAACAATTAAACAATGGCACCGCGGTTTACGCCACCCCACTCACCACTCTGGCTATTGATAATGCTATCGAAGGGTTGCTGCAAAGCTCCGGCACAGATATTTCAGTCAGTGAGTTTGTCGCAGCGGTTAATGCTTCTGCCACGGTCACCAAACAAGCTACTGGCCTTGGTATTTTAGGCAGTGATCTCAATATTTTTACTACCGCCCCTATCCTGTCAGACAATACCGACCAGGAGCAGTCTTTAGCTTACCGAACGACTATAGAAGTGTTTGCAGCTCGGGCCGATAATGTTAAGACGGAGTCTGAACAACAGGGCAGCACGATTGAACCGGAAACACTGGTACCTCTCTTTGCCAAAGATATGCTGGATGGTGATTTGGACGGTGAGAATAACGGCCAGCCCATCAACGAACTGGCAGCACTGGATAACAATGAGTTGAGGGCAATTCTGAATGAAGACCCGGCTAATCTAAAAATTCCAGGTACAGAAATAGCGATTAGCGACCTGAATGATGTTCTCGCTTCAGAAGCCCAGCAGGTGGCTCCCGAGGTAACACCACGGCCCTTAGCGAAACTCTTTGCAGCGACAGATGCCTCTGGTGACGAAGTGGTGACAGCAAGCACCACAGTAACAGACACTGCCCAGGAGCAAACAGAAACTGAGTCGGCTGCCTCCACAGATCAGCAAAGCACCCACACTGAAAGCCAGCCCTCGTCAGCCAACTCACCACCCGCACCTCAGCAACAGGCCACGGTGTCAGAGCAACAAAATTCTGGTTCCGAGCAAAACAGCACCGAACAGCAATCACAAATTGAACAAGAAGTGGTTGAGCAGCAAACTCAAACGGAGCAGCCTGAGCAAGAAGTTACTCAAGAGGAAGTCACTGAAGAAGCAGAGCCATTTAGCACCTCTGTTACCCTCTCCTGGTCAATCCCAACCACTCGCCTAAATGGTGACCCACTGACTATCGCGGAGCTTGCCGGTTACGAGATTTATTACTATCTGGAAGGGGATGACAGCAACGGTGATATCATTACCATTAATGATGGCTCCGCGACCAGCCAGGACATCATACTCACAGCACCAGGTACTTATAATTTTGCTATTGCCACTATCGATGCCGATGGTCTGGAAAGTGAAATTTCATCACCAATCAGTTTACTGGTTGAGTAG
- the gltX gene encoding glutamate--tRNA ligase, translated as MTVRTRIAPSPTGDPHVGTAYIALFNLCFARKHGGQFVLRIEDTDQTRSTPESEQAIFDSLRWMGLEWDEGPDVGGEYGPYRQSERKGMYAEYAEQLIEKGHAFRCYRTSEELDALRAGLKEQGYNRALKPYDLELPKDEVAKREAANAPYVIRMKVPMEGKVDIEDMLRGTMELDWALVDAQILLKSDGMPTYHLANVVDDYLMKITHVLRGEEWINSAPKHKLLYEYFGWDMPQLCHLPLLRNPDKSKLSKRKNPTSILYYQRMGYLPEALVNYLGRMGWSMPDESEKFTLQQMLDHFDIQRVSLGGPIFDVEKLSWLNGLWIREDLSHEQLAERLHDWALNKDNLLKILPHAQQRMETLSDFAPLAAFFASGMLPINADSFASLKLQDDDLVQALQFALWKLEALRNWERDDIFAAMKAVADSLDIKVKDFFAPLFIAIAGTTASVSVIDSMTLLGPDMSRARVRYAIDQLGGVGKKKLKKLEKAYAALPSS; from the coding sequence ATGACCGTACGCACCCGTATTGCACCGTCCCCAACCGGCGATCCTCATGTTGGCACCGCCTATATTGCCTTGTTTAACCTGTGTTTTGCCCGTAAGCATGGTGGCCAGTTTGTATTGAGGATCGAAGATACCGACCAGACCCGCTCGACCCCTGAGTCTGAGCAGGCGATCTTCGATTCATTGCGCTGGATGGGGCTTGAATGGGATGAAGGTCCGGATGTTGGCGGTGAATATGGCCCCTATCGCCAAAGTGAGCGCAAGGGCATGTATGCCGAGTATGCCGAGCAACTGATCGAAAAAGGCCATGCCTTTCGCTGCTACCGCACCTCAGAAGAGCTCGATGCGCTTAGAGCTGGCTTGAAGGAACAGGGCTATAACCGGGCCCTTAAACCCTATGACCTTGAATTACCCAAAGACGAAGTGGCAAAACGAGAGGCGGCCAATGCTCCTTACGTTATTCGCATGAAGGTACCGATGGAAGGCAAGGTTGATATCGAGGATATGTTAAGGGGCACCATGGAGCTGGACTGGGCTCTGGTCGATGCGCAAATCCTGCTGAAATCTGATGGTATGCCGACTTACCATCTGGCCAATGTGGTGGATGATTATCTGATGAAAATCACCCATGTGCTGCGTGGTGAAGAGTGGATTAACTCGGCCCCTAAACATAAATTATTGTATGAATATTTTGGCTGGGATATGCCACAGCTCTGCCATTTACCCCTGCTGCGCAATCCCGATAAATCCAAACTCAGCAAACGTAAAAATCCAACCAGTATCTTGTACTACCAGCGTATGGGGTATTTGCCCGAAGCTCTGGTGAACTATCTGGGCCGGATGGGTTGGTCCATGCCCGATGAAAGCGAGAAGTTTACCCTGCAACAAATGCTGGACCATTTTGATATTCAGCGCGTCAGCCTGGGCGGCCCCATTTTTGATGTTGAGAAACTCAGCTGGCTAAATGGCCTATGGATACGCGAAGACCTGAGCCATGAGCAACTGGCAGAGCGTTTACATGATTGGGCCCTAAATAAGGATAATCTATTAAAAATACTGCCCCACGCCCAACAGCGAATGGAAACCCTGAGCGACTTTGCACCGCTGGCGGCCTTTTTTGCGTCAGGCATGCTGCCGATTAATGCCGACAGCTTTGCGAGTTTAAAGCTGCAAGATGACGACCTGGTGCAAGCCCTGCAATTTGCCTTGTGGAAGCTTGAAGCTCTGCGTAACTGGGAGCGGGATGATATTTTTGCAGCTATGAAAGCCGTGGCCGATAGCCTGGATATCAAAGTCAAAGACTTCTTTGCGCCACTGTTTATCGCGATTGCTGGCACCACAGCCTCCGTATCAGTGATTGACTCAATGACCCTGTTAGGCCCTGATATGTCGCGGGCAAGAGTGCGCTATGCCATCGACCAGCTCGGCGGCGTTGGCAAGAAAAAGCTGAAGAAGTTGGAAAAAGCCTATGCTGCACTGCCCAGCAGCTAA